In Ovis canadensis isolate MfBH-ARS-UI-01 breed Bighorn chromosome 11, ARS-UI_OviCan_v2, whole genome shotgun sequence, one genomic interval encodes:
- the KRTAP29-1 gene encoding keratin-associated protein 29-1 → MGGSCCLGNATAIPAVPTTSICSSGGSFQHGICLPSSCRSRTWQLVTCQENCQPCGSAPSGCEPASCQPTCLPATSCVGFVCQPICSYTACCETGTGQSPGPVSSCQPSCLESTGSSAKCCEPGPCQQSSCQECVYTSESCQAACDQSVCCDAGSCQPACPEVTSCPETSCLSNVCAASLCQPTCCHVGSCQPIRGEDQPCKSFYYQPICYILKPCQTIPCIPVPCQLSACVFRSCSPACCVTFPCQTLHYQPAPCTSFICQPAANRQPPCSVNNFCKPASCGTVISGQPTSGEPTFCNQSGCKSPSCQPACCVTGFGKPASGDSSYF, encoded by the coding sequence ATGGGGGGCAGCTGTTGCCTTGGAAATGCCACTGCCATCCCAGCTGTGCCCACCACCTCCATATGCTCCAGTGGTGGCAGTTTCCAGCATGGTATCTGTTTGCCTAGTTCCTGTCGGAGCAGAACATGGCAACTGGTTACATGCCAAGAAAACTGTCAGCCATGTGGCAGTGCCCCAAGTGGCTGTGAACCTGCTTCTTGCCAACCAACCTGCCTTCCAGCAACTTCTTGTGTGGGTTTTGTATGCCAACCCATTTGCTCCTACACGGCCTGCTGTGAAACTGGCACCGGTCAATCTCCTGGTCCAGTTAGCTCATGCCAGCCCTCCTGTTTGGAATCTACCGGCAGTTCAGCAAAGTGCTGTGAACCCGGCCCCTGCCAACAAAGCTCTTGCCAGGAATGTGTCTACACATCTGAGTCGTGCCAGGCAGCTTGTGACCAGTCAGTCTGCTGTGATGCTGGGTCCTGTCAGCCAGCCTGCCCTGAAGTCACTTCCTGTCCTGAAACTTCTTGCCTATCAAATGTCTGTGCGGCTAGTCTGTGCCAACCAACTTGCTGCCATGTGGGTTCATGTCAGCCCATTCGTGGTGAAGATCAGCCTTGCAAATCATTTTATTACCAACCGATCTGCTACATTTTGAAGCCTTGCCAAACGATTCCCTGTATACCAGTTCCCTGCCAGCTGTCTGCTTGTGTGTTCAGGTCTTGCAGTCCTGCATGCTGTGTGACCTTCCCTTGCCAGACACTTCACTACCAACCAGCACCATGCACATCCTTCATCTGCCAGCCAGCGGCTAACAGACAGCCCCCTTGTTCTGTAAACAACTTTTGCAAACCAGCTTCCTGTGGCACCGTGATTTCTGGCCAACCAACTAGTGGTGAACCCACTTTCTGCAATCAAAGTGGCTGCAAATCTCCTTCCTGCCAGCCAGCTTGCTGTGTGACAGGTTTCGGCAAGCCAGCCAGTGGTGACTCCAGTTACTTCTGA
- the KRTAP17-1 gene encoding keratin-associated protein 17-1, whose protein sequence is MGCCPGDCFACCAEEQDCCEVCCCQPSCCGCCGSCCGSCCGCGSGCGGCGGCGGSCCGSSCCGSGCGGSGGCGGSGGCGGCGGCCGSCCGSSCCGSSGCCGPVCCQPTPVCETK, encoded by the coding sequence ATGGGGTGCTGCCCAGGGGACTGCTTCGCCTGCTGTGCTGAAGAGCAAGACTGCTGTGAAGTGTGCTGCTGCCAGCCCTCCTGCTGCGGCTGCTGTGGTTCCTGCTGCGGCTCCTGCTGTGGCTGTGGCTCGGGCTGTGGAGGCTGCGGAGGCTGCGGGGGCAGCTGCTGCGGGTCCTCCTGCTGCGGATCTGGCTGCGGGGGCAGCGGGGGCTGCGGGGGCAGCGGGGGCTGCGGAGGTTGCGGGGGCTGCTGCGGGAGCTGCTGCGGATCCAGTTGCTGCGGCTCCTCTGGGTGCTGCGGCCCCGTGTGCTGCCAGCCCACGCCTGTCTGCGAGACCAAATGA
- the KRTAP16-1 gene encoding keratin-associated protein 16-1 — translation MSGNCCSRKCPSVPAISLRSTEVSCRGPVCLPSSCRSQTWQLVTCQDSCGSSSCDPQCCEPSCSASSCAQPVCCETTICEPACPVSSRAQPVSCEATICEPACPVSNCAQPVCYKATICEPSCSVNSCAQPVSYKATICEPTCPVSSCAQPVSCEATICEPSCSLSSCAQPVSYKATICEPACPVSSCAQPVCCEVPPGQRVFCVPSSCQPILCKPSYCQPVICEPSCYQPVSSGVRCCPSVCSVANSCQSACCDSSPCEPSCSEPSICQSATRVSLVCEPICVRPVCCVSSPCEPPCVSSTCQEPSCCVSSICQPICSEPSPCLPSVCVPRPCQPTCYVVKRSRSISCEPLSCRPLSGRPGSSASAVCQPTCSRTFYIPSSCKQPCTTSTSYRPICRPICSGPITYRQPYLTSISYRPACYRPFYSILRRPACVASVPYRSVCSRLPCADSCKRDCKKSTSSQPDCADSTPCKTEVSEASLCQPTEAKPTSPTTREAAVSQPAATKPTNC, via the exons ATGTCTGGAAACTGCTGTTCTAGGAAATGCCCCTCGGTGCCAGCCATCTCCCTTCGCTCCACTGAGGTGAGCTGCAGAGGGCCTGTTTGTTTGCCCAGTTCCTGCCGGAGCCAGACATGGCAACTGGTGACTTGTCAAGATAGCTGCGGATCATCCAGCTGTGACCCACAATGCTGTGAGCCCTCCTGTTCTGCGAGCAGCTGTGCTCAGCCTGTGTGCTGTGAGACCACCATCTGTGAGCCTGCCTGTCCCGTAAGCAGCCGTGCCCAGCCTGTGAGCTGTGAGGCTACCATCTGTGAGCCTGCCTGTCCCGTGAGCAACTGTGCCCAGCCTGTGTGCTACAAG GCCACCATCTGTGAGCCTTCTTGCTCAGTGAACAGCTGTGCCCAGCCTGTGAGCTACAAGGCCACCATCTGTGAGCCTACCTGTCCTGTGAGCAGCTGTGCCCAGCCTGTGAGCTGTGAGGCCACCATCTGTGAGCCTTCTTGCTCTCTGAGCAGCTGTGCCCAGCCTGTGAGCTACAAGGCCACCATCTGTGAGCCTGCCTGTCCTGTGAGCAGCTGTGCCCAGCCTGTGTGCTGTGAGGTCCCTCCTGGCCAACGAGTCTTCTGCGTACCCTCTTCCTGCCAGCCCATCCTCTGCAAACCCAGCTACTGCCAGCCAGTGATCTGTGAGCCCAGTTGCTATCAGCCCGTGTCCTCCGGTGTCAGATGCTGTCCATCTGTCTGCTCTGTGGCCAATAGCTGCCAGTCTGCCTGCTGCGACTCCAGTCCTTGTGAGCCATCTTGCTCAGAGCCCAGCATCTGCCAGTCAGCCACACGGGTTTCTCTGGTCTGTGAGCCCATCTGTGTCCGTCCGGTCTGTTGTGTTTCAAGCCCTTGTGAGCCACCTTGTGTCTCCAGCACTTGCCAAgagccttcttgctgtgtctccAGCATCTGCCAACCCATCTGCTCTGAGCCCAGCCCCTGCTTACCGAGTGTCTGTGTGCCCAGGCCATGTCAACCTACCTGCTATGTAGTCAAGCGCAGTCGGTCCATCTCCTGTGAGCCTCTGTCCTGCCGACCTCTCTCCGGCCGCCCGGGGTCTTCTGCATCTGCTGTCTGCCAGCCAACTTGCTCGCGAACTTTCTACATACCCAGCTCTTGCAAACAACCCTGTACTACTTCAACCTCCTACCGCCCGATTTGCCGCCCAATCTGCTCTGGACCCATCACCTATAGGCAGCCATATTTGACATCCATCTCCTACCGCCCGGCCTGCTACCGCCCATTTTACTCCATCCTGCGCCGTCCAGCCTGCGTCGCTTCTGTCCCTTACCGCTCGGTCTGCTCCCGCTTGCCTTGTGCTGACTCCTGCAAACGGGATTGCAAAAAGTCCACTTCCAGCCAACCGGATTGTGCTGACTCAACTCCTTGCAAGACGGAGGTCTCAGAGGCCAGTCTCTGCCAGCCCACTGAGGCCAAGCCCACCAGCCCCACCACCCGCGAGGCTGCAGTCAGCCAGCCTGCTGCCACCAAGCCTACCAACTGCTGA